One Synechococcus sp. CC9605 genomic window carries:
- the psbA gene encoding photosystem II q(b) protein, with product MTTTLQQRSGASSWQAFCEWVTSTNNRLYVGWFGVLMIPTLLAATICFVIAFVAAPPVDIDGIREPVAGSLIYGNNIISGAVVPSSNAIGLHFYPIWEAASLDEWLYNGGPFQLVVFHFLIGIYAYMGREWELSYRLGMRPWICVAYSAPVAAASAVFLVYPFGQGSFSDAMPLGISGTFNYMLVFQAEHNILMHPFHMLGVAGVFGGSLFSAMHGSLVTSSLVRETTESESQNYGYKFGQEEETYNIVAAHGYFGRLIFQYASFNNSRSLHFFLAAWPVVGIWFTALGVSTMAFNLNGFNFNQSILDGQGRVLNTWADVLNRAGLGMEVMHERNAHNFPLDLAAAESTPVALQAPAIG from the coding sequence ATGACCACCACCCTCCAGCAGCGCTCCGGCGCTTCCAGCTGGCAGGCCTTCTGTGAGTGGGTCACCTCCACCAACAACCGTCTGTATGTCGGTTGGTTCGGTGTGCTGATGATCCCCACACTGCTGGCTGCCACCATCTGCTTCGTCATCGCTTTCGTCGCCGCTCCTCCGGTCGACATCGATGGCATCCGTGAGCCCGTCGCTGGCTCCCTGATCTACGGCAACAACATCATCTCTGGTGCTGTTGTTCCTTCCAGCAACGCCATCGGCCTGCACTTCTACCCCATCTGGGAAGCTGCTTCCCTCGATGAGTGGCTGTACAACGGCGGCCCCTTCCAGCTGGTTGTTTTCCACTTCCTCATCGGCATCTACGCCTACATGGGTCGTGAGTGGGAACTCTCCTACCGCCTGGGCATGCGCCCCTGGATCTGCGTTGCCTACAGCGCACCTGTCGCTGCAGCCTCCGCTGTCTTCCTGGTTTACCCCTTCGGTCAGGGTTCTTTCTCTGACGCAATGCCCCTGGGCATCTCTGGCACCTTCAACTACATGTTGGTGTTCCAGGCCGAGCACAACATCCTGATGCACCCCTTCCACATGCTGGGCGTCGCAGGTGTTTTCGGCGGCAGCTTGTTCTCCGCCATGCACGGCTCCCTGGTGACTTCCTCCCTGGTGCGTGAAACCACCGAGAGCGAGTCTCAGAACTACGGCTACAAGTTTGGCCAAGAGGAAGAGACCTACAACATCGTGGCTGCCCACGGTTACTTCGGTCGCCTGATCTTCCAATACGCCTCCTTCAACAACAGCCGTAGCCTTCACTTCTTCCTGGCTGCCTGGCCTGTTGTCGGCATCTGGTTCACCGCCCTCGGCGTGTCAACCATGGCCTTCAACCTGAACGGCTTCAACTTCAACCAGTCCATCCTTGATGGTCAGGGCCGCGTCCTGAACACCTGGGCTGATGTGCTGAACCGTGCCGGCCTCGGCATGGAAGTGATGCACGAGCGCAACGCTCACAACTTCCCCCTCGACCTGGCTGCTGCTGAGTCCACTCCTGTGGCTCTGCAGGCTCCTGCCATCGGTTGA